The genome window ACTCACAGGTTCATGGCAGTGACATCCCGTCTCCAGCTGAATTTGGCGCCGGGACCTTGCGTCAGTAACCGCCTCTGACCCTTTATGTCAAGGAGCATGACAGTGTATCGACATTCCGTTTTTACATTGATAGCAGCAGGATTCCTCTCCGGCTCCATGTCGCTGACGCATCCCGCGTACGCGGAAGAGGTGCCGGCGGCAACGGAGGAAGTGCATCAGCTGCAGGAGGCGAACCCCGAAGCACAGGAGGAGACGGAAGTCGAGAAAGTTGAATTGCCGCTCACCGAAAGCAAGATAGAAACCCACAGCCAGGTGCGAACCTTTGCCGGCTATCGTTTCTTCAGCTTTGACGGCAATGCCGGCAGGGCCGCAGAATACGAAGATCTCCATTCAGGGCCAACCTTCGGACTCACGAACAGCATCCTCGGCCGGGACCACAAGTTTATCGTCGATGGTTCCTACCTTAGTGATAATGATTATTTCGGCGATCTTTCCTACGATTATATGGGGGCATATCGCGTTCACCTGCGGAGCGAATCCCTGTACCACAACCTTGACCGGCTCCCGTCATCGGTTCCTAATGCATTCACCTTCGGGTCTCCCTACCAGGGTGATACAACGAATGATGCCGCACGTTACGGCATGCGGGTAGAACAGGATCTTGCCTCGTTGCGTGCCCGTATGGGGTACTATCCGATTCACCTGAACCTGCAGTACTGGCGGATGATCAAGGAAGGGGCTTCACAGCTTCGATATGCTGATCAAGCCTTTTTCCCCTCCACTGCCACAAACACGATCTATTCCGCAAATCGTCTCGTCAACCGGGAAACCCATGAAGGGAAGCTGGGTTTTGACGCCCATCTCGGTCCCATTGACCTGATTTATGACTTTACCGTACGGCAATATACCGATCATGCCGGGACTCCTACCGACAGCTTCGTTGCGAGGGTTGATGCCCTCCATCCCGAATATCTGCAGCGTGCCGGTGGGACCTTCGACCACAACGAAACCCCTGACAGCCGCTATATGGCCCACTCGGTCAAGCTCCATACCGAACAGACCGGCGGCATCGTGATCGCCTCTGCATATACCTTTGCCCAGCGGAGCAACCTTTCCTCACTGACCCAGGTGTCTGGTGCAAACGGACTGACCGATACCCTGCATACCGCAGCAGGGGACCTGGTCTATACCCCCTGCAAGGAATTCTCGTTGGCGGTCCGTTTCCGTCATCAGGAGATTGATCGCGAGACTGCAACGGTTTCCATGTCTCTGTTCACACCGTCAACCATGTATGCCTACCAGGGGATTGACACGAAACGTGACATCATTTCAACTATCATGTCGTTTCGACCAGTGAACGATTATACGGTCAAGGCCGAATACCGTGGTGATTTCCTCAGGCGGAGCAATGTCACGGCCTGGGATCCGTATACCAACAATGTAGCGGGTATGTCATTGCCGGAAAATGAGGAGATTCACCGCGGGATCATTGCGCTCATGGCCCGCCCCCTGAAAGGGCTCCGGCTCAAGGCACGGTACAGCTATACTGCAAACGGCCAGCCAGCATATGGTGTTTCTTACGATGAACG of Geobacter sp. contains these proteins:
- a CDS encoding MtrB/PioB family outer membrane beta-barrel protein, whose protein sequence is MSRSMTVYRHSVFTLIAAGFLSGSMSLTHPAYAEEVPAATEEVHQLQEANPEAQEETEVEKVELPLTESKIETHSQVRTFAGYRFFSFDGNAGRAAEYEDLHSGPTFGLTNSILGRDHKFIVDGSYLSDNDYFGDLSYDYMGAYRVHLRSESLYHNLDRLPSSVPNAFTFGSPYQGDTTNDAARYGMRVEQDLASLRARMGYYPIHLNLQYWRMIKEGASQLRYADQAFFPSTATNTIYSANRLVNRETHEGKLGFDAHLGPIDLIYDFTVRQYTDHAGTPTDSFVARVDALHPEYLQRAGGTFDHNETPDSRYMAHSVKLHTEQTGGIVIASAYTFAQRSNLSSLTQVSGANGLTDTLHTAAGDLVYTPCKEFSLAVRFRHQEIDRETATVSMSLFTPSTMYAYQGIDTKRDIISTIMSFRPVNDYTVKAEYRGDFLRRSNVTAWDPYTNNVAGMSLPENEEIHRGIIALMARPLKGLRLKARYSYTANGQPAYGVSYDERHEGQLLATYTMKDRWGISANYLNSSEHNGSKSISTLQAFADPVTNPLTNYALPRDKTMVSASASIWANFFAGRLNVTGTAGLLKSSIDQDILYAATTSGSSAAANYTSNAILYGITTNLRPMEKLDLSLAFQQVISDAEFDPSYLQYATSNTTGVKELTWLKTVENSVSFKAAYDLTKNVSCGVDYRFRQYSDDRNTLYDGAVHAIIASMSAKW